One region of Choristoneura fumiferana chromosome 3, NRCan_CFum_1, whole genome shotgun sequence genomic DNA includes:
- the IntS10 gene encoding integrator complex subunit 10, with the protein MPAIEAALSDEDYIITKAKEAQKYNIHSAKAWMLTAKTLFPTNFKIQFEAYLMEKQSGNVQEAAECFTSLMLSRQNLSDLLPEISAIANALKSSDSSFLSQMFDKICPDIQLTILKTSLENSDDTMEHCRLLVLLLKKFPQLGVDSLVKTLINADKFFSDNRYARLLVVETLPLLSSLESPRLLQRLLVKAIDFYNSYVYDEAEHDISDPWQRLYGVLDLLGRQLGWDSYLINYNNSLNKESYFQKLMTLRNCEDCRQLLYCGTTFFLRSLYEQKSQKGNHILIEALSDPDAVPVKRRKIDIEVTGVSSHQFQAAANCWELLHSNEVISREFMKLANQLQVKPWAESFSDELALYQGRYEETKTMQANNLAANIMRVSVNFFLKKYALCVESILAALPQLPSVEGMLETELIVGGTHRHLHFLPLTKVAIMHYFCTLLIRILLSTGNSSDLVYGHILVLMQFGWPQEEAVFINIMDIIKQKGVFHYHLFTAYIIHIDMLEELSFMWNDQANNIALDILPNSQHLGQRRIGTRGADKGVKEDFKQAMKAQVARSNESVLNLMIQFITSERSYLLQILL; encoded by the coding sequence ATACATTCGGCTAAAGCATGGATGCTGACGGCCAAAACATTATTCCCAACCAACTTCAAAATACAATTCGAAGCATATTTGATGGAGAAACAATCCGGGAATGTGCAAGAAGCTGCTGAATGTTTCACATCATTGATGTTGTCGAGGCAAAATCTTTCTGATCTTCTGCCAGAAATCTCTGCAATCGCAAATGCTCTGAAATCTTCAGATTCAAGTTTTTTGAGCCAAATGTTCGACAAAATATGCCCTGACATACAATTAACAATACTAAAGACTAGCCTGGAAAACAGTGACGACACTATGGAACATTGCCGGTTATTAGTATTATTGTTGAAGAAATTCCCTCAGCTTGGTGTGGACAGTCttgtaaaaacattaattaatgcAGACAAGTTCTTCAGTGACAATCGTTATGCTAGATTGTTGGTTGTTGAAACGTTGCCCCTTCTCAGCTCTTTAGAGTCTCCGAGACTTCTGCAGCGCTTACTAGTCAAAGCCATAGATTTCTACAATTCTTATGTTTATGATGAAGCAGAACATGATATATCAGATCCATGGCAGAGACTTTATGGTGTGTTAGATCTACTTGGAAGACAGCTTGGGTGGGATTCTTATCTTATAAACTACAACAACAGCTTGAACAAGGAATCTTATTTTCAAAAGCTTATGACGTTAAGGAACTGTGAAGACTGCCGTCAGCTACTGTACTGTggtactactttttttttgagGTCTCTTTATGAACAAAAGTCTCAAAAAGGGAACCATATTTTGATTGAAGCACTCTCAGATCCTGATGCAGTGCCAGTTAAGAGAAGGAAGATTGATATTGAGGTCACAGGAGTGTCATCACACCAATTCCAAGCAGCTGCAAACTGTTGGGAACTCCTACACAGTAATGAGGTTATATCTCGGGAGTTCATGAAGTTAGCGAACCAGTTACAAGTTAAACCATGGGCTGAAAGCTTTTCTGATGAGCTTGCTCTATATCAAGGAAGGTATGAAGAGACTAAGACAATGCAGGCTAATAATCTTGCTGCTAATATAATGAGGGTATCTGTTAACTTCTTCCTTAAAAAGTATGCTTTGTGTGTAGAGAGTATATTGGCAGCTTTGCCGCAGCTGCCATCAGTGGAGGGAATGTTGGAGACAGAGCTCATTGTTGGAGGCACCCACAGGCATCTTCATTTTCTACCCCTGACTAAAGTCGCTATTATGCATTATTTCTGCACATTACTCATAAGGATTCTGCTTAGTACAGGAAATAGTTCAGACTTGGTCTATGGTCACATATTAGTATTAATGCAGTTTGGATGGCCTCAAGAGGAAGCTGTTTTTATCAATATAATGGACATAATAAAGCAGAAGGGTGTCTTCCACTATCATTTGTTCACAGCATATATTATCCACATAGATATGTTAGAGGAGCTAAGTTTCATGTGGAATGATCAAGCCAATAATATTGCTTTAGACATTTTACCAAATTCACAACACCTGGGCCAAAGGAGGATTGGAACACGGGGTGCTGACAAAGGAGTGAAAGAAGACTTCAAGCAGGCCATGAAAGCCCAAGTTGCAAGAAGTAATGAGTCTGTCTTAAACCTTATGATTCAGTTTATAACTTCAGAGCGGTCATATCTTcttcaaatattattataa